TGATTTGCGGCGTTGATCACAGTCGAGATGAGTGACGTTAACCCTTAAAGGGGCATGATACTCTAGGAGAATATTTCTAAGAGGTTCCATCGTACGTTTTATTttgtagaaaagagagaaaaaataaaaggagaaagtgTAGAATTCGTTTTGCGCTAAGATGGCTTACTACGCTCTCGTACGGAAAAAATATTGCTGACTTTGTTCTCGTAATAAGAAGAGTTCGAGGATCCTGCGCGGTCGCACATGACGGGAaggcgaaaagaaaaatagtcgGTAAGTTTAACGGTATTTTATCGATCACGTTAGGTCCCGTGACGaacgattcgttcgatcgtgtGAAATTACACGGACGTAATATTCGTAGATAAGAATATTCGTTGTCAAGATCGAGGAAAGTCTCGGCTCTTAGGAGAGATGAGGTCGTACGACGGGGAGAGCAGTTCGACCGAGGACGACGACCGTAGAGAAAGTATACCTTCCGAAGCTCATTTACAGCAAGGATCCTGGCAACGTTCCGCGTCTCATCCTACGTGGGCTTGGGAACATCGTGCTGCTGTAAGTAGACAAGCGTGTTACTCGTTTCGACACGTTATAGGCATTTACGTCTGACGTTTAACAGCATCCATTGGCTCCACCGTCGGCGGCATCCCTCGAGTCTATGTACTCCGCACCGGGAGTGTCTCATCCGAGCGTTTCCGGTCCACCAACGAGTTACTCGAGCACCGAACATCCAGCGGCGGCAGCGGCAGCAGCGGCGGCAGCGGCGGCGGCACAGGCTGCTCCAGGACGAAGGACTCCTTTGGGGGCCGTAGGTCTCGgtggattttattttcaacagCAACCACAACCGCACGCTTCCTCGAGCGCTTTGTCCGACGAAAATAGGCCCGATCACGAGAGGTAACGAACGGGAGAGACTCCTTTTTACCTTCAAAGCGATCGAAACGATCATACGGCGTTGCACGACCTTTTACCTCTTTCACCGCAGACCCGGAGCATCCAGACTCAATTGCCCGCCAAAATCAAAAACCACCCGTCAGGGGAAAAGCGTTCGATTGAATATAAATGCGAGGGAACGCAGAAGAATGCACGACTTGAACGACGCTCTGGACGAACTTCGTTCGGTCATTCCTTATGCTCATAGTCCGTCCGTAAGGAAACTTTCGAAAATTGCCACCCTTCTGCTGgcgaaaaattatattttgatgcAGGGTAATACTTTTCCAATCGATAGAAACCGAATGACGTTTACTATATTAATTCACTATACGTACGAATGACGAAACTAATCGCGAGACGATTTATATTACTCTTTTATAACCGAGAAGCCAGACCAAACGATATGGAAATTTTAGGAAACGCGCTAGAAGAATTAAGAAGAGTAATAGCCGTCTTACAATCGCCCCATGCTCACACCACGGCTTTACCACCTACACCCGTCTCCTACGATCTTCTTCAAGGATTCCCTGGGAAATTGTTTCAAGGCGTTCAGGAGATGCAAGGGCTTCCTGCAGGTGATCCACAAGTTGTAACGTCAGGCGGCCCGCCCACCGACGCTACCGTTGCCAGTGGagaatcgaattaatatttttttaaactttcctCGACTCTTTCatagacatatacatacattaatacGTGCGATCATTGATCGATCGAGACAAAATTCCCTACGTAAATTAGGTTTCGTTTTGATATATCGAAATGATCTTTCGACTCGCGCGAACAAGTTGATCtcttttagaaatataaattgaaaaagtaGCAACTATATAATATGATGTAAGATTAAGCGAACGAAAGTATTAGATGATAAGTTTTAATCGTTAGACGAGTAAAACTCTAACGCAAAATCTCACGAGAGAAGATCTATAATTCTTCTTGGATTTCGCTCTATGTAAGCGCagataatttttcaacgatgtTCGTTCAAAAATTGTTAAGGAATGATCGAGAGCACACCGAGGGTTGGGTTATACTATCGTTGATAGCCTTAAGAAGAAAGTTAGcgaaagtattattaattaagagTAAGAAGTATTTTCTAGTCCATGAAAACCTAATCGAGCAATAAGATGACGTGCGTGATTTGGTCTCTCTCGTCGAGGGACGATAAAATCATGCAGGACGATAAACGAAACTTTAAAGTCCAGCCTGCAACATGATAGTCAATATAGGATGTGATATATGTCGAGGTATTCCAGTCATAGAGTacataaagatattaaatattcatatacatacatatatatatatatatataaaaatgcataaatatatttaataatttaaaggaGCAGTCGGTTTACAgcttatttatatacgtaatatactTACTAAGAGTCTATCGCATATATCGCGCCAAAGGATGaatctttttatcaatatcgTAAAATTAGCGAGCGatagcgaaaaaaaaaaaatccttgtCTACGAATTTGTTATAGAAATCTTCATTAAACGGCGTAATAAAGTATACAATAAAAGAGATTCGTATCTATAGAGACAAGTTGCTGGATCGCAAAGATCCGTCGGTAAAATCGATcttatatgaaaaagaaatgtctaCCTTACCGACGCGTCTCCACCACGGAGCGACACGTAGTTCGACCGTCGACTCGCGATTGGCGCAACAGCGGAACGAAGAATCTCTACGTTCTTTTCTAGCAAGGAACAATCATCGCACCTGGCAAGATGTGACCTTTTCGTAATGTTACAGTTGAATAGATTGGCGCGAACCAAACGTAGGCACAGTCGAGCTCGGTCCATGCATATCCCTCGATCGTCGATGCTCGTAGATCGATCccgaggagagaaaaaacgaaggtACGTGTCGCGCAACGACGATCCACGCCCACGCAAAAATTCTCGCCTAAAGGAAAACGATCTGCGCTGGGTACTTTTCAAGTGGTCTCGCGCGAGCGTTTCAAACGTTTCGAGTGTTTCGCCGTCAGAGGACTCTGTCCTTCTCACCTGTCACCTGAATTTTTACCTGTGGCTCCTCCGCTTTCGACCAATCGGACGTTCGACCCTGGGCCCTGCCGTCCCCCACTCCTCGACCTACTGCAGCCGTCCCCGAGCACGAAGCCTATACGTAGTTCAGAAATTCCTGCACCGCAAGCGCGAAACGATCATCCATTATAGCGTTCCCACGCTTCTCTCCTTCGATCGCGATCCGTGTAAAGTGTGAATCTTCtgggggaaaaaagaggaatcgTCGAGGAATCGTTCGGGCGGATCGAGAAAGAAGGTGAGTCGATTAGTACGTAGCTggatgaaaaatcattggggCTTGGTAGGTCGAGGACCGATCGAGAAATCGGCTACTCGATCGTGGTTGGTCGGATCGGTAGAGGTCGTTTCTTCGAAATGGCCTCGGTCGACCCCGAGGACTCCGTTCCTTCCTTGGCGACGCCAAGAAAGGATATTCGTTCGGCTCGGAAACAACCAGGGCACCTACTGACGCGTCCCTTATCTTATCGTCCCAATTCATACGCCCTTCTTTCTCGAACAGTCTTTCCAATTCCTTATCTTATACGAGGTGTCTTTTTTAGCTCCTCTACTACTTCACAACAACTCCGTCCAGGTCGAAGCAAATCACGTCAGATTTCGAACGGCATCGCTCCGTCGATAAAACCAGCGCGTGATAAATCGTATATTATTcgaaaaggaaggaggaacGTGGGTGAAAATCCAGATCGATTTTGCGTCGACGCGAAAGCACGAATCATTGACGCTGATGCGGCCAGTCGAACGGTACGCGGATAAGAagctattaatatatttttgcgtCGACGATGGAATTTGTGGCGCGATTAAATTTATCTGTTGTCTATCCGTATACGATTTTTGCGAACAGACGTTTGCTGCTCTTTTTTCCAATGCTCGATACCAATAAGAATGACTCTTCGATGTTGCTCATCCTCGGGATGTGAGATCCGTGCCTTATCAAGAGACACGATATGAAAATCCCACTGCGTCGCGAGTTTtcaccttctctttccttccgtTCTTGctgatcgatcgagaaaacgttcataaatattttcattaccGTTTCCTCGAACTAATTTTCCTGTCGTCGCGATTACATTATCGAACGTCGAGCGATatctcttgtttcttcttgctctctcttatatctctctctatatatgtcCTTCTGCCAAAGATCTCACGCGAGAGTGTTCGCGCTCGTAGAAGGACGAGCAACGACCGAAAGGTTCGGTTACTCGCCAAGGTGTCGATCATCGATAGTCTTTAACGAGACACTTCTCGAATGGCGAGGGTCAATTGTTTCAGCTACGATCGCACGTGACGAACGATCGCGCTATAACTCCTGCATTTTTATACGCGAACATGCGACGATCGGAAATGATCGTAAACGagcattgaaaaaataaacaggTATCTACGTAAATCTATTGACAGAGAGACGCCGAGATATCAGGAATCTTCGACTTCTCTTCGCGCTCTCCATAATTTATATCCTCGCTCGTACACGACGGAGCAAACAACCAATTCCACGATAACAACAAACTCCTCGTACGCGTTTCTAtcaaacataaatattaatatctctcTAGAGTAAATCTATTTTCGACTCGGTGATGTTCTTTGCTTTTCCTTCGCGACATGCATTGTCAGCGTTGTCGCTGGCGAAACGATTATTTCACGCACGTGGTAAACGAGATATAAACGTTTAACGATCGCTCCTTAATATCGACCTTTCATTTACGCTATTTACTTCATTGACGTCAGCGTCGAACGTTTTCGAACGAGCAAAGATAAATTCTTTGCCCTTAGATGGACATTATCGAGTTGGTTGCGCAATAGCAAGGTCAGTGTCCAGAGAGCGTTGATCTATTTTTAAGCGTGGAAAGCGCAGTCCGAAGCTTCTCCTGCAACTCGACACAACCGGGATCGAGGTTGCGAAATCGGTCGAGCTCGCGAGGAATGACGGTCAAGGTGCCGGCGTAAACCTTCCATTGTGTGTGCCATCGCACGAAATTGATCGTCGTGCGTACAGGATGTACGCTCGCCGcctaaaaatagataattactTATTCGGACATAGAGCAATTCTTCGAGATAACGAAGATCTTTATCGCCTTCCACGActaataattttccttttctacgttcgaagaagaaggagaaattttcaaacgctATATCCGAGCTCGTCACGTCGTGTATCGGCTTGCGA
This window of the Vespula vulgaris chromosome 6, iyVesVulg1.1, whole genome shotgun sequence genome carries:
- the LOC127064594 gene encoding class E basic helix-loop-helix protein 23, with amino-acid sequence MRSYDGESSSTEDDDRRESIPSEAHLQQGSWQRSASHPTWAWEHRAAHPLAPPSAASLESMYSAPGVSHPSVSGPPTSYSSTEHPAAAAAAAAAAAAAQAAPGRRTPLGAVGLGGFYFQQQPQPHASSSALSDENRPDHERPGASRLNCPPKSKTTRQGKSVRLNINARERRRMHDLNDALDELRSVIPYAHSPSVRKLSKIATLLLAKNYILMQGNALEELRRVIAVLQSPHAHTTALPPTPVSYDLLQGFPGKLFQGVQEMQGLPAGDPQVVTSGGPPTDATVASGESN